GTAAACCAGTCGTGTGCTCTCTCATTACTGTCTCAGCTCCCAAAAACACCATGTGTCAGCCTAATATGGCTTAAAGTCAAGATTGGGCAATTTTACCATTGACGGCATTGAACTGAATTGGGGGTAAACTTGCTTGCAATGTGAAGTGCTCTGTTACAGGTCCCATGAAAACAAGTCATGACATTAGGTGAAAGAGCTTAGAAGCAATCTAAGATGCAATGGTGATTTGCTTcagttatattacatttatatgtattaaactttactatatattacatttacattatattagtTAAATTACCACACAAGTTAGTGTTTAACTATCCATGAAGTACACAGTTTTCAAGCATTTGGTGTTGGTTATCAGACATTTAATTTCCAAACTGCCACAATATGTATAACAACCAATAAGACACAGCAACCTTTCTGAAAATGGAACACGTTTTTATTGCTCACTGGGCATTTTGATAATGATGCAAAACATGCAGGCAGTGAAATAACAGTTAGCTTTTTCCAATGACCCAGTGTTtaactatttttacattataagtATTCTGTTTTTGGCCTCCATTACTTTTTCATACTTTGTCAATATACTTTACCAGAAAAGAACTTAAGAACAGACATTATCATCATTTGAtagtttaatgtttataaaaaaaaacctcaaactaCATATTTGTTTCCCTACAAATTTTCACATTAGATGTTGTATTTAATTTCTATCTGTAGTCTAAAATAAATTCACCATTTCTGTTGGTCTGAAGATAGCCTAGGAAAGAAATAGCATCGAAACAAACACAAGAGGATAAAAGATTGAAActgaaaatgacagattttttccccccattgtCTCTAGACAGAATCGTCTGAAAATCACTTGAGCCTTTTATCTCTTCAGCCAAGAGTATGCCACCAGCACAACGAAGCTTACTGTTTTCATACCGCTAATCTCAAATAGAGGGCTTGATTGGGTGTTAAACACACTGTCAACAATGTATTTCATTCTGTTCCGCAGAAAACAGCTTATGGATTTGGCACAGCATGAGGTCGAGCAAATAAATGACAGGATGTTCCGTTTTTAGAAGAGTATTCCTTTAAGAAATTCATATTCAAGAAACTAGAAATGCAAATGTCCCCAAGTCATTTGAAAAAAGGGAGCTGATGCCCACAGATATTAGAAATCACCTTGGCTCTGGGTGTTTTGTTTACTTGCTTGACTTTAAATcacatattttgtttgtatgcCTGTATTTCCCAGGAGCCCACATGAAATGtcaggtttgatttttttaaaatgccgCAGAGATAAAGGACTGCTTGTATTGGATTCAACTAGAAGTGGCCAAAGGCCTCAGCCTGCTCTATTGTGCGTTCATTTGAATTCCAGGCCACTATTTTCCACaagcctctgtgtgtgtgtgtgtatagaagAACCTGAGGCTTCTCCTCAGGAGTATAAAACACAGTCAGAGCATGACTGCCATCCAGATGAGACAGAGACACATACAGCAGGACCCCTCAGAGCACAAAGAGGGATCTTTCTCATGCATAAGGCAGTCTGTCTGAAGAGCAAGTCCAAAACACAGATGATGAGCTCTATAATGCAACAAAACCTGCACTTTTGGCAGTCATTCTTTCATCTGAATTCACGAGGACAAAGGTCAGCCTTCTTTCTTCTCTCCATTGGTTTGAGCTCTGGTGAACATCTCTAAATCTGTGAAGATAAATCTCTTTCTAACAATATTTCATTCGGCTGCAGGTTTAAAACAAACCCCTGACCCTAAATAGCACAGAAAAGCACAAGCAGAAAAATACAAGCAGATGATCAAACTACTATGCAATAAGCACTAATAGCTGGCCTTAATATctgcatgatatatatatatatatatatatatatatatatatatatatatatatatatatatatatatatatatatatatattttttttttttttttttttttttttttcttagttgtCCGTTTCAGATTCACTGAAAAGAGTCAACTCATAAGAACCAGTTGACTGGGGTAAGTActtctgattcactaaaaagagcCAGCTGAGAAGACATTCACTGAGGAGGTGCATGtttgattcaataaaaataaccaGATCATGTGAgtcaattatttgaaaatcacAGTAGTTGTATTGTACGCTTGTGATTCACTAAAAAAGACACGGTTCACAAGCTGTGTCCAAATTCACATACTACCTAGTAGGTTCTATATCTggtttaaaatcataataattaaaaaaggcaTATTTTACTACATCCATGTTGTTACAGTTTAGCATAAGCTCTTCACACATATGATTCTAAAAATAATTGCCTAGCCATCAGAAATCAAACttgaaatgtcacattttgtgAACAAATATAGATTCAGTAGTGCACTGATAAATAAGTGATTCTTAAATGAGTATTTTATCATGGTGATTCCCAAACCAGTCCCGGCACTCTGCTATTAAAGGTGTAATGATACATTATGACAGAAGTCTGAAGTGTAATTCAGTGCTGTGATTTACTAACCTTTTCTTCATTGCTGGTCTGTTCATTAGTGAGGTTGGCGCTTCCAGACAGCAGACCCTCATTAAAGAATGAAAAGGTCAGAGAAAGAAATGCACCTGCACTGGCTTTATTCACAATTTTCTTGAGCGCATAAAAAGAGGGCTTGTTCTGACAAAACACCGGAATGAAGGCTGTCTTTCACTGTGGGATTTACAtacaaaaactgacaaaaagaaaaagaatgaaaagtgcatttaataATAGTCTATGGactattattaaacataatagtCTGGCCCAAGCAATAAAGCAACAGAAAATCATTAAAGCATGTGTTCACATTGTCACTTCAGGTCTTTGGATGAATTACaagtaaatttcattttatttttcggAGCTTGGTAAATGTAACAGCCCTAAAGTGGTTCTTTGTTTACAGACAATTTATTCCATCTACTTATTGGCAAACGGATTTGAAGGAAtcgttgacccaaaaatgaaaatgaccccatgTTTAACTCatcccaaagccatcctaggtgaatatgactttcttctttcagaagcTCTGCAAATTGCGCATATCTGCAACGTAAAACTAATCTATCACAGgacctctgaagcagatcgatgggtttttgtaacaaaggttctagttttaaaattataaagtaaataactgACTTGTATTCTTGGGGTTCTTATTTTCTGCAAGAACGCAGAATTCTGGCTTCTTGGTTGACCTATGACTCGACGTATGATGTAAGTTGCATCATATGTcgagtcataggtcagccaagtCACCCGGttatttacattgtaattttaaaactagaaataatatcggtctgcttcagaggacatgtaaTAACCCCCCGAAGGCATATAGGCTAGTTTTATGTTGCAGTAGTTGCGGATGGATTCGATTTACGGAGCtacaaaataatggccacttggaagagccaggataaattaaaaggaaaaaaaaaagtcagactgtgttcgtctgaaaaaagaaagtcttatACACCTAGCATGGCTTCAGcgtgagtaaaatatggagtagttttcatcatttttggttgaactattcctttaatcttTAAAGACAGACACAATGTGAGTTCTGATATGGTCAATTAATACATATAATCACAAATTTAAACTGACatgtttatttatctgttatatatagtttttaaatttaattcaatacTTCATTGTACTTCTTTCCCTCACTAAAGCTGTCTTGTACTGCACcttatgattttgtttttgcttcaaataAACGTAGTGTTGTGATTCACTTCACAGCTGGCTGTGGCTTTAATGGAGATTCTTTAAATTCCTAATGGaaagataatacattaatggaaaaaatGCTTCCAGAACTAATGCCACTGAAAATGTGCACTAAAGCACTCTGTTGAAGTTCAACTGGAAGGCTTGAAGTTCAGCTGGTAGTTCACTTGAAGTTCAACTGGAAGGCTTTATTGGCATTCAGGACAGGAACTGTCTGTATTACTTAGTAAATGGTAATtgtgaattaattaattgacaTAGATTATGACATCTGGAATAAGGCTTACACATCTATGAACAAGAGTATATTTGCGAGACtgagcaaacaataaaaattcagCAAATTTAGATTTTCATCATCAAAAATCGAGTTTAATAATTTCACTCAGGTCTAAGCCATGAGAAGCGCACAGAAAATGATCTGCATATTTCTTGCAAGCCTGAACACTAATTCTGTTTGACGGATTGTCACAAAAAAGCAGAATGTGAAAGtcagacaaaaagagaaagacataCAACCGGGGTGTATATGGCTGTCATCAGAGAGATGTTCAGGGCAGCTGATTGTATCTGCAGTTTCTGCCTGGAGCCCTTAAATGTGTGGTCATCAAGagattttaatctgtttttccCCATTGGGCCAAGCCACCAGGACCAAATGGAATCAACTGGTCGATTGGTCCCTGACCTTGAGCATAAGTGCAATATAATTACTCGAAAACATCGCACACTGTTCTGCAGTCAGTGTTCCTGAGGGACAAACCTCAAAAACAGATTAACAAAAGGAGTGCAAGACACACAAGCCCCTAGTGGACACGAGTCACTCATACAGATGACTGGTGCTCAAGACGGctcaaaatatctcaaaaaaaATCAAGGAGGACAGTTTTATACAATGTACAAAATTTTTGCTATAAAAGAGAGATGAGCAAATTTAACACATTGATGTGACAATTGCAAAGGCTTCTTAgcaagctaaaataaaaatgatctgtTTAGATGATGAACAAATGCATAAGATGCCGgacatttaataacaataggGACAGGACAGGACAAAATCCATCTCAATGAACTATACACGAGTGTGCttatgtctctctttttcttttaaggggctctttttgagtgtgtgtgtgtgtgtatctttgcCAGATGAATGTGCTCCTCTCCTGTCCTCACAAAAACAAAGCCTCTGTCCTGTTCAGCACAGATAGTGCAGATCTCTGGAGCCAAAAGAACTCTAGAACCCAAAAGCCCAAGGAGTGAACCACAGTCTCCTTCTCTGATGTATTACAGATTTCCATAGCAAATAACCAAtgtccaaataaaaacataatgtatTCTCTGTAAGTCTGAGAACAGAATccacatatgtttttttaaaaaaaatggtggcTAAGAGCTTAGAAACGGTTTTGAAAGCCTGTGATTAAATCACCATTAATCAAACTGTGCAACGCATTACAAAGAGGCATTTTGAAAGCTTGAAGTGTTTCAGTGGGaggaaaaatacagaaagaaaaaaaaatcataaaggaTTTTGACACCATTATAATCCTTTATACAGAAATTTTAATCACCCTGACCAAATACTTTTGACTGATTAATTAACTataacataaacacatttcCAACAcaatactgtttaataaataaatattatttgcaatGAGAATTTGCTGgagatgtgtaaaaaaaaaaaaaaatcctaatgtttaattgtctttatcAAATAATATGAGGGATGGGGTGGAATATAACTTGATTTCAACATGTTTTGTAAGATTCAAAATCGAATAATTTGCTACATTGCAGGAATAAAACAGCATAAtacaaattaatgtttaataattaaataatcttGAATCATCATAATCATACAGTGGACTGTCTTAATAGACGTTACTATATACTGTAATCAAGCAAGTTGGCTTTTCGTAGTAATTCGGTGTCTGTTTTGGTGCTGGCAGAGAGTCTGTCTGTAATGAGCTCGTATAATCGCAGCGGTTCAGTCCGTGTTTTACACGTTACCAAAGAACAACAACACCGTTTTAATTCGGTCAGTATTCTTCACGACCCTCTCTCATTTCTGTCCAATGGCTTAAAAAGCACGTACAGACACAACAAAGTCGTCCAAAAGCTGCGGTACAGTTAAAACATGCGACGGAAACATTCTTCTGTAGTCGACGGATAGAGTTAAGCAGCGGAGAAGAGCCGGTGAGTATTTCCAGTCAGGAGACGCACAGATCCCGCGTCCGTCAGAACCGCACCTGATCTGAGGCAACAACTAACATAAAGGTAAACAAGTCTTATCTTAGTATATACTCTAATGATGTCTGATGTGTATCTCAACGCAGCCGTATGCATAATTGTGCTGGCAAATATGgtgtattcttaaaaaaaaggtcTCGGTTCATTTCGTCTTAGCGTTTGATATTAACTTAACGTTGCGTTTGGCTCATAAGTATAACCCCCGGTTAGTTATCTTCCACCTGAATGAACAAATGTGtgtgcaaagaaagaaagattctCGTGAAACTCAATAGGAGATGCTTGAACTACATAGAGGTTAGTTTCTTTACGCTTGAAAAGTTAAAAAACGTTGGCTCGGGTTTGTGGTCATAACTGTGCTAGTTTTTAACATTACAATGccttttaaaagattttgtaGGGAATGTTTCTTTGTTCTCTTGCAGACTGAGGATATTCAACTCATTCTCTAAATAATCTGAACAATATATGCCTTAATGTAGAGCTTTGCAAAGATAAGGAAACCCTTACAACAAGACTAAAACGTAAACTAAAATAGGCTACAGATCATTTCTTAAAACGCTGAGTGAGGTTGTTAGCAAACAGCATAAAGGGCAAATACCCAATTTATTgctgatataaaaacaacatgcttTGGATGTTGATAATCAAACAGACAGACCTCTCATTCCCATCAAGAAGAGGAAGGGTTTTTTTCAATCAGCATGTAAACAATTTCTATGTTCAGCTGCACAATTGAGTACAGAAATATAACACTACAAACGAGTGCTATTTTCCTGGAGAATCCTCTTGGCGCAAAGACCGTTTTCCACAGATTCTACATGACAAACTGTCAAGCATTTCAGAGCGGATGATGAATTTAAACAAGCAATGCCATATGTTGTTTGCTTCGCCGTTCTTTGTGGAGTCCTGATGGAAATCTGGAAAATATTGGGAGataatgctgtcaaaatgattgatCCTCTAGTAGTTGCTAAATCCTTCaggaatttaaatgtatattccGTGTTTAGTACAAGTTAAGCCCAATTGACAGCTTTTAGGGCATAATATTGTTTtgcccaaaaataaatacaaataaaaatggcagGGAATGGGACATATTTCTGGGAGatttaaatgtgatgtttacaatgttaaaaaaacaactctattacagcttttaaataataacatttagaaTTCGGCATTTATTGCATTGTCATATTAAATTGCATGtataaatttaaacagaaaagtttgtaatatttacactaaaaccaagctaaaaaatatattgtttacatCTTTTGGCTTTACTATTTAGCAACATTTAGTAATAGCATTTACAGTATGttattgacttccattataaGTGCCTCGCTGTAACACTGATATTCCCTAAGTAGAAactttgtttactttgttttctGGGTAAACTTGTGTTGACCTTGGGGATGAACTAATCAAATATTGGTAGAAACagattttagatattttcagTTGCAGTATATTCTACTAATATTCCggcaaaaacaaatgatttcCTCTGACAAATTACTTTATAAGCTTCATACACTGATGAATCTGGACATCTTCTTTCTGTCTGCAATATGAATGAGCTCTGTGATCTGTGACATGAAGTTCAGCAGGATGGACAGCTCTCCCCTCCCACGGGCAGAGATTTCTTCCAACCCATCACTCCGACAGACAGACAACTCGCATCCCATAAACCAGCGGAGAACAAGACACACAGACAATTCAGTGATTCCTTCTGTAGACGTTTTCATACTTCAGAAACACGTTGTGTTTCAGCTAGCAAGTCCTCTTCAGTTGTCTTGTTTTTCCcaaacatgtttaataaatcaaaaggaaaaatgATAATTAGACTCTAATCGATTCATCACCAACAGCTCATTAGCCCCAAAGGGCGGAAGCCTCTTCTGGGTCACAATAAGCCTTCACAGCATCTACAGAAAAAGCggtttacttatttttatatattaactgTTCAGATCTGAGCAAATTACTAGATCTTGTATTTATTCTGACAGGcgtttctgtttattttaggCCTTTGAACTCATGATGCTGTAGATGGAGCGAAATCTCAAAAGGATGCAGATCAGGATGTTTCCTAGAATATACAGTCTTGTCccgtataaataaaatatttttttggatggTCTGAACCAGGATGGCCAAGCCGTTCTACAGACTTCAGCACTTTTTAAGGCGGGCTCAGCTGCTTCTGTTTTTTCTGGGTGTGGCTTACATCATGGCTGGAAGCGTGTTACTGCTTCAGCGCTCCAGCGTGCTAACatttcagagagaaacagatacCGCGGCGCTACCTTCACTACCAGCACCCCCTAGATCCCTGGAGCTACCTGCTGCCAGGTGGTTGTACAGAAGAAACGTCATCCAAGTGATGGAGAACCAACCTCTTGACCAAACAGACAGCAGAAAGGACCAGAAGACCCCCAGGTCTCGTAGTCTGGAGATCAGGCATTTGAGACGCCACTGGCTCCATGATAATGCAGAACAGAAAAGCACTTCTGAACATAATCTGTCACACAAGAAAACCAGACATAAAGGTAACGGTTTATAAAATAACTATCTTAAATTGGATTATAATTATACTATACTAAATCATATCTGAATCATTCTCCACAAGGGACCTACATCGGATGTTTTATAAACAATGAAACGGAGCATGCACTCGGCGGGACCATTCTTTACGATTTCCGCAAAATGACCAGCGCTTTGTGTCAGGACACCTGCTCTGAGAGGTAACGTCTTAAAGAAAGCACACAGAGTAAATGAAAGAAAGCCTGTTCCTTTAGAAGAATGCGTTGAGTGTTTATCCACAGAAGCAGGTGGCAGAATGTGAGCCGGCTGACGTGACTGACCTGGAGTTCATCCAGAGAGTCACAGTCAGCAAGAGAAAAAGCGTTTAAAAACACCTAAATGCTAAAGCCATTTCGAATAcagaaatgccattttaaaataatcaactCGGAAtattcaggggaaaaaaaattgtcagaaaaaaaatgtattcaatgcTCGAAATATCATGTGCTGCATCCTTTAGGAAACGCCAAAAGGTACTTACTGATGCAGTTATCCTCAGAAGTATTTCCAAGATAAGACTGATAAAGCAGAACggaacagaacattttaaaaatagaactgAATACAGTAGAATAGCATATGAATGTGCATGTCTATCTAAATTCActtaatagttcacccaaaattttgccatcatttacttCAAACCTGTATTcgttcttctgctgaacacacacaaaaaaagataatttaaagAATGTCGATTCCCTTTGACTACCGTAGTAAGGACTAATATACTTTGGAAATGAAAGGGGAccatcagctgtttggttacAGGTCCCATTTtacattaggtggccttaataactatgtacttacatttaaatgaaccatttagtacaatgcacttattgtgtacaaacatgtttttacattctacttatattttaaaaataacgtaatgtaattacatctgtaattacatttataattatactgttgacccatcccttacaccatAACACACACTTAAAGTGGAAGTGAAGCAGTTTACATTATATAGTAAAGTGATGTccactttaattaaaacatataaaatgttaaagctTTTGAAACAAGGGGTTAGCTTGCTGGccgtttattaatgtttgttatgttttggttttttattaaagtggaagttgtttttttaaatactgtaaactTGAATCACTGCTTCATTTCCACTTTAAACCTTACTAAAGGCCTACCATCAAACCTGCCCTTAACCTTACCTGTATCCAACCTCGATAGCAGTAGCACAATATGAACAAAATagtacaatgtatttattttcgtGTGTAAGTACAAGCAAGGCCACTTGATAAAAAAGCGGGACCACATTTAATTTTGAGTGAACCATGCCTTGAAGGCTGTGTCTTCTTTGCAGTGGGTTCCGGTATGCTGGGCTGGAGTACGGAGCAGAATGTCACTGTGGAAATCGGGTCTGTGCCCCCCGGGCTCGGGGTGAAGACTGTAATCTGGATTGCCGTGGTGATAAGGGATCCCGCTGTGGAGGGGTGGGACGCATGTCTGTTTACAGAGTCGAAGATCGACTTCCAGGACAGAAGAGATGTGAGTCACATTAAAAcagaagcattaaaaacatGAGTGCGATTCTGCTTTTTGTGAGTAATGGATTAGAGAAGAACTACTTTAAAGGCCAGGACTCAGGACTAAACTGGGCCTGGATGAATAATGATTAGATGAGACAGAAAAGCGTGatccaggtaaaaaaaaaaacataataaaaaagcataaagtACTAGtgctacatttttaatgtgGAAATAAGTGCTAGTAATGACATAGACATAATAGTATACTTGATTTAAACaagtacataaataaacacaacaaacgagaaaataaacaaacttgAATAATTGTGGCATCcgtaattgtaattgtattgtAATCAATTAATTGTGAGTCCTACTACAagttgtaacattttttttaacagaggtgttaaaagcaaattttaattcatatttatggtgtcccaaaattattattatttaatgtactttaaaaacagcagttattatttaatctaatttatctGTACTGTCTaaagaagtactaaagaataagtttaagtacaaaattagagCATGAAAATAAAGCACAGTTTATTAAGTGTACTGatataaagtgtattttatcacattttcaCCTGCTCTTATTTCATGCAGCATTTGCTAAAGTTTTGGGAAAAACGACTTCTGTTTTCTGTTCAATGTTTCTCAGACAGAACTGTGCACTACCACGGCTGTTACAAGAAGCCCCAGAACTCTACCGCTCACTTCCTGATCCAGACCTCTGACCcgacacacacacctcagcagTGTATCGAGACCTGTACAGATCAGGTTCAATTCACAAATACTTCTATCAATCcatacaaatgtgtttttttagggAGACCGTGAGCACAAAAACAATGTGCATTGTGAATAATACTTGTACTATTAactattcaataaaaatataatacaaatatttgtaataaaatatattgctatTAATCAGTATACAATTGATAATACAATATATGAtcaaacaatatattattattattgctttgttattaatagtaatagaaATCATCTTCGTTAATATTACTTCAGTCAAGCCTCAAAGATGCatagttaatattaatacaattaatgttaacattatTATCATTGCATTTGTCTAAGCTTAAAGAACATAATTTGACTGACCATCACTAGTACACATATCTTTTATTTCCATTCCTTCCTTCACCTGTAAATTGTGTGTGACCTCATCAGGACCTGCCACTGGCCCTTTTGAGAGGGCAGGACTGTTTCTGCAGCCATGTCCCATTTCTCTTCACAATCCAGATGAGTGAACAGGAATACATGTGTGAGAGGAGCAACCAAACGAACCACACCTCTCCTTATGACCTTGACTACTACTGGGTGTACAGTACTCCTGTGCTAGGTAACCTACAGCGCTCAAACTCAAACTCAAACTTTACGGCTCTTTAAGAACTAATGCTGCAACAAAAAAGATCTGCTCTTTCAGATGCAACGTGCAAAGAAAGGACATTTCTGCCCCAGAAGTCCAACACGCTTGTGGCCCTTTCCAGTTTTCCAGGGGCAGGAAACACCTGGTTACGTCACCTGATTGAACTCGCCACTGGAT
This DNA window, taken from Puntigrus tetrazona isolate hp1 unplaced genomic scaffold, ASM1883169v1 S000000002, whole genome shotgun sequence, encodes the following:
- the wscd1b gene encoding WSC domain-containing protein 1 — protein: MAKPFYRLQHFLRRAQLLLFFLGVAYIMAGSVLLLQRSSVLTFQRETDTAALPSLPAPPRSLELPAARWLYRRNVIQVMENQPLDQTDSRKDQKTPRSRSLEIRHLRRHWLHDNAEQKSTSEHNLSHKKTRHKGTYIGCFINNETEHALGGTILYDFRKMTSALCQDTCSESGFRYAGLEYGAECHCGNRVCAPRARGEDCNLDCRGDKGSRCGGVGRMSVYRVEDRLPGQKRYRTVHYHGCYKKPQNSTAHFLIQTSDPTHTPQQCIETCTDQDLPLALLRGQDCFCSHVPFLFTIQMSEQEYMCERSNQTNHTSPYDLDYYWVYSTPVLDATCKERTFLPQKSNTLVALSSFPGAGNTWLRHLIELATGFYTGSYYFDGSLYNKGFKGEKDYWQSGRVICIKTHESGQREIEMFDSAILLMRNPYRSLMAEFNRKCAGHLGYASEVHWRSREWSEFVDSYSSWWVSHALAWLRFAHRLLVVHFENLQKDLVPQLKTITAFLNTSIPEERLLCTESNRDGHFKRSGSRSLTFDPFTPEMRAHIDEHIRTVDKALRDRNIDGLPQEYMPR